In Anoplopoma fimbria isolate UVic2021 breed Golden Eagle Sablefish chromosome 7, Afim_UVic_2022, whole genome shotgun sequence, the DNA window ACTGTTGTGTGTTTCTACATTTTTagatgtatttatgtttagtttttttgtagaTAGTTTTCAtgcattattgtattttttttatttgattgatggcttgaaatgttatttcttgTAAGAATAATTACATtagaaatgttaatgtatttttcttcctaggtttattttgtattttcttatgAAATAGCTCTGTTATAGATgtagaacaaacaaaaaaggttaaacACCTTGCCTCATGGGCATTTATGGATTACTGAAGGGGCCAACTTGGTTCAAGGTTCAGGGGCCCAAGTGGGCAGGGGGCCTCTAACCCAGAGCCTTGGTTTACAGTTACAATTAACATTTCTTGTTGGGAAATTACCATATTGACACTGCAGAGAGACTCAAAACGACCAGCAATGCAGCAAGGCTACTTCTGCCATCTACTGGTCAAAAGACGGGAACCCTTCagagttttaatttatttaatacaaatacatacacataaagAATtgcaaaacaattataaaatgcagTGTATAACAGCAGTTTTTGCTACTGCTAATTTCCAATGCTCAAAATCTCAGTCGGTCATAAAACGCTGCTGTGCTGTGACGTTGTGAGGTCATACAATACTCCTGGCTGATAGGAAATGGAGATGCCTAGTGATACTTTGTGACACATGCCAGAGTtcaggttaaaggttaaaggttatGTAAGCATGACAACATTCTTCTATTGACATGAAGTCATGAAACAACTCATGGCTCAGTACAAGAAGTAGGGTTTACTTTGAGTTCATTTAAACCTTCAAACTTCTCCTGAGGACAGCTGGCAGCTGCTGTTAAGTCACTAAATGTACCTGTTGCTGTAAGCCATAAAATCATGTGGAAATAAGAGTATTGTATTGTACAAATTTTGTATTGGCCATTTAAGTTTGTTAAATagtattggattttttttttttttttttttttgacatttctaaCAATGTGCCATGCTCCAATtacataaataatttgtttagtTGGGattatttttctcactttaGTGCTCAAACAATGTATCATCTTATTCCTCCAGATATATGCTTCATCAGCATCACAATCTATTTAGATTTAACTTTCTTggtaacaattttttttttttttgataaagtgCTTAATGAGATTGATTTATATGGTTATTattcaatgtgtttatttaagttactgAATCTGTTAATGAGATTAATTTGAGTTTTGCTGAATGAGGTGTCATGTAGATTAAATATTGTGTTGTTACAGCTGCTGCTTCAAACACAACAAGGGCTGAGTCCTAATGAAGGGAGCGATATTAATaggactattttttttaaacgtgaCTAGCTTTGTGCTGCATTCACATCTAGTGAGAATTTTTAATCTGAACTgaacaaacatgcattttatatttgacaaaatatatgTTACAGGAAACAAAATATGGGCAATGTGAGGCAAAACCAGGCAGACATCTTTTTGTCGGCTTTGAATGCAGTTGATGCTCACTTAAACCTGAACAATATGTTTTCAGCAGGAAGCTGAAAGGGACCGTATTTCCTACAGAATTGCAATGCAGCACCAGTAATGATGAACTCGAGTCAGAAGAATTCAAACCATGTAATcatgtatttcatatttcttctcTACTTCTAAACTTTTTGTataaagaatgcaggttttcaGGTAGTTCTCATGCAGTACATAGCTGCAGGTTGTATAACAGTCATAATCAGCCTTAATAATGATAAGTCATTTTAAGGATTCATGTTGTGTTCACATCTCATTGGACTGACCGTAAATACTGATGTCTGCCTCCTTTGTAGTAATTAGAACAGCAGGGAATACTTGATGTGATCCATTATGTGCAGTTCACTTGTACTCCGTACAAACCGATGctggcagacacacagaggatCTTAACTGGGCTACTAGATCATGGCTCTTGAGTTAGAACAAAGGGAACTCGTGACTATGCTTGTACACAATGCATCTTTATAGATTTTACTGTCAATAAATGGATGCTTTTAACTAGCTGTGGTTGTTGGAAATGGTCATCTGAATCAAAGTGTCCAACTGCTGTTCTTAATATCAGAATTATGGATAGCTGGGCCTTGTTCTTTAAACACGGCaatacaatatgtacctctgagatgaaggggagtaagaagtacaatatgtacctctgagatgaaggggagtaagaagtacaatatgtacctctgagatgaaggggagtaagaagtacaatatgtacctctgagatgaaggggagtaagaagtacaatatgtacctctgagatgaaggggagtaagaagtacaatatgtacctctgagatgaaggggagtaagaagtacaatatgtacctctgagatgaaggggagtaagaagtacaatatgtacctctgagatgaaggGGAGTAAGAAGTACAatgtttacctctgagatgtagttaTGTAAAAAGTAGAATTGAAACCTCCTCACGGGCTTAAATTTTGCTCGCGCACGTAGAGATATTCTGCTCAGTGATGTGAGAGCTCTTTGAGTTGAACACTAAGGGGGGGTGAATCTCATTTGTGCTCGCGGATATTGACAGTGATTTTACCCCATAGACTGTGGAAGACAACCAAGACCAGCAGGacaattttatcattttaatttgctaATTTAATGGTCTTCCTCTGAAAAAGGACTCAGCCGCCTCACTGCACGGCAGCAGGGAAAACATTGTGTAGAACATTTTCCACATCTCATTTGATGAAAAAGGATTTATCTCGAACAAACCAGAATGTCTGTTGTTGAAACAGTGGAAAGACCAACAAAGACGTGTTTGGTGAGTTGTAATGTTTCTTGCGCTAATGAAGTGTGTTTAACGTCTTAGTTTGTGACAGAGAGAAACTTTAATTCATAAGAGAGTATGCTTAAATGTTTAGCTGTGAGACTATTTACTTAATTGAcattttgttagtttatttggtttatttatcaGACGCAGCGAACTGTTAAAGCACACTATGGGGCGTTAATGTCTTCAGTGGACTACGTTTCCCAGCAGCACTGATTGGACGTCCACCAAATGTCCTCAATAGGCCCATTTCactgcagccattttgacatgtcattgcgAGGTAAACAGGTGTAATTGATTAAAGtaattatggtcccattcaATGTAGTGTGTAATAGCCATTCCAGtaagccagcatgcacaatacctgAAGGGACCTGGgacataattaatgttattaattacacctgtgtttaccttgCAAGGACATGCCAAAattgctgctgtgaaaagggccttTATGGAACTCAGAGCATATGTCTCCACACAACAACTGTGCTGGCATTTGAGCTGAATACCACgttaatgatatttttgaatgaaGTATGAATGCAATTGGTAGAAGGAAAAAAACCCCCGCTATAAATAGACTAAGCAACTGGTATAAAGGCGGGCTAGTTAGCGTTACAGTGTTTTGTAGTGTAATTTAGCCACCTCTTAGCAACTGCATTTTTATCCCTCCGCTCCAGAGACAGCCGCGGCCAGAGTCGTTAGGTTTTCTGGTAGTCCGTACGTTCTGTTGTCTGGTTGTCTTGAACAAGATATTACTGGAGGGAGTTTCTTCAAATTTTGCATGAACGTCCACCTGGACTTAAGGATGAATGTATTAGAtttgaggtcaaaggtcaaggtcattAGAACCTCCCGTCCGTCCCATGCAGGGAAACCCAGGCGgtaacctctggttctgaaaagtgaagtgaatgaggaagtgtcttaaacttgcattctgtcagattgtatagaagtccatgagaaaatgactacttctctcttgatttattccctcagtaaacattgtaaacatgagtttatgtctcaatctctagtttcaagtcttcttcaatacagcatgatgttaatttagtaaattatggtccatttataTAGAGataatagaccataaagcaggttatgctttagggcgggctcaatgtgattgacaggtcgcaaCTGCaaccagagctgtatacggcCTCAGTCCAAATATTGTCATTTCTTTTCAATGGTTGcataaaaccaagatggcgatgggcaaaatccaagatggtgatAGCAAAAATTAGGAACTTAAAGCCTTAAAACCGCAGTCCACTAACCAATGGGTGTCCTCACGACACGTCGAAATTTCTTCAAAATTTGGCAGAAATATTCActtgaactgattagaatttggtggtcaaaggtcactgtgatctcacaaaacacattttggtccATAACTCAAAGATTTGATATTCTAATGATgacaaattcacacaaaatgatgaagtgattccattttggacagacatagATGTAAAGAGCCACTTTACTGGTTGGCAGAGGCATTCAGGTAGACAATACTTGACTATATTTGTATATAGCAAATAGTTTTGTGCGGCTGAAAAAAACGCTTTGAATTTAGAATTGAAGACTTGCCTCTTGGGCTTCTGTACTGATCTTGAAGAACCACACAGAGCATTCAGATGGATTCATTTcctgtattatttattgaaaaCCCAGCAGTCATCATTATTAATACCTGTTGTGTCTGTACAGGCAGGGGAGTAAGGAGATGTGGTAAACTAAACTTGTTGTCATTctgttttcaagaaaaaaaaaaaggcaaaggacaaaagacaaaagaaacacactccGATATGCTACAGAATGACACCCTTGtttagtgttttcttttaacacttgtttttaaaaatgttacacaaatgcagagaaaaaaaaaatcatttagGAAGAAGTAGAGAATGGGACAGCAGTTCAGAGGGagataagaaagaaaagagacaggTTTGAGTGCGtcttttaaaatagttttgttcGTCTGTTTTCCCTCTCTGCCGTGTGTtgcttttacttattttgtgtCGTGAAAAGCCAACAGGAGACAATCTTTGAACATcatctctctcttgttctccatctcctcctcactTCGTCTGTCTTCATCGTTTCTTTGGAGGTTGGGCTGTGCGGGGAGGAGTGATGGGCCGACCAGAGTTCATCCCTCCATACTGGTACTTGGCTTTCTTCTCAGATGGCTTCAGGATCTAGGAACAGACAGGGACAACAGAACGCTCTTCAATTATAGAACAACgatctgttgtgtgtttatgtaataaTGGGACCCAGGGTTGTGGTCATGTCCCATCTCTGTTTTTATCAAGTGTGTCTGAGTAGGAAATCCGTCCTAACTGGACAAACTGTTAGGACACAATTGGTACTGTAACAAAGTCGTGTGTCTGTGTAGAAGactatacatttacttttggttatactgggacaaaGTGGCTGaatggactggttatactggggcAGAGTGGCTGAATGGACTAGGTATACTGGGACAGAGTGGCTGAGTTGACCGGTTATACTATTGCTATATTATGAGAATGAACGAGCAGATTGAGGAGGACTTTAGTCAgagactttttatttattatctgtattGTCTCTTCTCTGGATAATTCTAGCTACACTGAGGAAGGTAGTTGTATTTCTATAATTTATAAAAAGTTGTATTCACAGACTGCAAAGTGGCATCTGTTGAAATTAAACATCAATGCAATCTATATTGtagccttttttaatttaacttaaattaaaGAAGGCTACAATATAGATATAAATTTgtatattaacacattttacttacctacacactaaaaaccaaaacataagTAGGTGGTGCCGTTTTCTGCTTTTCTAGTTTCAGAGCATGATTACTTTCACACAACCATGTTGGTGCTTTGCTGTGGCTTCATACCTGGAAGGAACACATCAGGGTTTCATCCACGCTCATCATGCCGCCGGCGTTGTCGAACTCCCCGCAGTAGTTGGGAGCTGAGAACAGAGTCACCAGCTGTCGCTTGGCAAAGAACTCGTAACCGTCTTCTACCACCTGGGGGCGTCAGACACACAGGACCGTCAGTGAGGAACTGGTTTTACATAGACACCATCATCACATATGGACCTCTCTCAGCAGTGATGCTTAACTTTTACCAAATAAGTGGATTGATGTTTCCAGGGAGCCATCTGTACATGTGTTTGTAGGGTAACATAGTGAGcggatgtgtgtgttgtacctgGTGGGCTCTGCAGATGAGGTCCAGGTCGTGGCGGTTGAGGAACTTGCTGACCACATCGGCTCCAAAGGTGAAGGAGACGCCGCGGTCGTTTTCTCCCCAGCCCTGGACGTCCTTGTCTGGGTCGGACCACAGCAGATCACAAAGGAGGCCTGGAAGGTAAGAAAACACAGTATAAACATCATTTTATTGGTGGGATTCATCTCCATGTGTGACCTAAAACTGTGTCACAGCATAAAGCAATGTGCTCTGCTGTGAATCAGACCGCTGGATTTCACCTGTGTGTCACATTAACAGTATGTCAAGTATAAAAACACCAAGGCtgcgtatatatgtatatatacacactcgTTCTCCTCTGGACACTCGGAGTCTCCCTGAAAGACCATAAGAGGACCTGAGAGACAGCGGCTGCTGGGGTCTGAACACTGGCTGCCTTATAAGGACAAGAACAACCAGGTCTAGTGAAGAGGGGGCAAAGACTCACTTCCACTGGTTTACTAGGACTTACAGAAGAGCACAAAGCCCCCGTTAGCTGAGGAATGGAATCCCAGTATCTTTAATAACCTCATGGTCATGAataatgaacataatgaacatcTCTCCTCTCTTACATTGTCTCTGTCTAAATGAAAGAAGAGTCATTTCCTTAGTTAAGAAGATGATAAATAGCTTTCACTCCTTTCACAGGGCTAAAAGTAGGACCAACACTGCGTCACTCTGATCATTTCTGGCCAGTCAGGGTGGATGTCCTATTCTGAGAAGCTTGATAAATATGGGCTCAGATGTGTTTTGACCATAAGCTGTCAAGTTGATGAGTAAGTACATATTTGGCAGTTGGTGTATCTGGAGCATGTTAAGGATCACAAGAGGATGGGGCTTTTAAACTAGAGGTATCAACGGGAGCTGAACCcttgttgcttttctttgccATATGTGATGGTGAAGTGAATATCGTTGGATGTTGGAGTGATGGTCGAACAAAACAAGCTGTCTGAAGATGTCACTCTGGGCCTTTGGAGGGATTGATgggcagttttctttttttttcatatattctgATGACCAAATGATCATATGTGAAAATGATTGCCACATTAATCTGAACAGAAAttaatcgttagttgcagcctgTAATATCGACCTAAATTAACTTTAAACCCAAATGGAACAGAGACTAAAATGACACGTTGTATTTTACTTCCATGgcgtccaaaatgtcatcacttaatCATTTTATCCTAGATTTTTATATTAGATTACGTCATCTAAATTGATAACAAGCAGATACTatcttaatattatttttttataaccttaaatgagaaaatacttgTCCTATGTCAAGTATCTTCTAGTAATTAAGAGTCTACAAACCCTGTtgttatttcaatttatttattgaataacaagaaaacattctatatagttatatatatatatatatatatatatatatatatatatatatatatatatatagttatcaagatatgaaaatattttatttgtttgaaatagGTTTTGATGCTGCCCCCCCGTTCAAAGCAAAATATTACTTTGCTTTTGaatctgtttctccaaactccatctactgtagataatacactgactatggccTAGTCTCTTATACTACCTCAAGCTAATCAACATTATTGATTAGCTTGCTTTGTTAACGTACATCACTGCTTCTGCGGCTAAATGTGCATtcccatttgaaaaaaacaaaaataatgcagaTTGGGTGGACTTTTAAGTGGCAAAAAATACTCCATCACAACAggctttcagtgtgtgtgtgtgtgtgtgtgtgtgtgtgtgtgtgtgtgtgtgtgtgtgtgtgtgtgtgtgtgtgtgtgtgtgtgtgtgtgtgtgtgtgtgtgtgttgccctACCTGTGTCAGGCACGTCTGTGGGTCTCATGATGCGTCTGATCTGCTCCATAGACTGCAGGTCAGGAGAGAGACCTGTGGGCGAGACAAAACCGTCCCAGTGTAAATCCTTTTATAAAGCTCCAGCTGTGCCCATGCAGGTATTAACCCACATCAGTGGAGCCATACACTTACTTTGACACATTAACTTCACATCACACTAGTCGACACAAAATTATGAAAGCTTATAAAGGTTTACAAACTTTATCTTTCATACTGGAGATCACATATCATGTATAACAATGAGAGGACAGCAGTAGGTTTGGACAGACTGCTCTGAGCCCCGAGGACACAAACTTCAAATCTCGAAATGCTGCATGTCAAAACGTGAGCACCACAAACATCTGAATCGGGCGCTCTCGGTACAAACTGCTACCGACCACAATCACAAGTTTGTCAACATGAATACCTCCGTGACAGCAGAAAATCTTCTCGTCCACTATGGCAGCGATGGGAAGGCAGTTGAAGCAGTCCGTGAACGTCTTCCACAGCTTGATGTTGAATCTGCGTTTACCTGCAAATCCAAGAGACAGTGAGTCAGCAGACCTCGTAGCAAAGAGAAGGATAAGAAGTGTGCagtactcttttttttctttttccctggTTCTACTGTGAAAATGGCCcgtctttttatgactttattctcaaTTTGTGACttgttttacagaaacaaatctcttttgtttcatgtttgcaTCCTTTTGACAAGTGATCAAATTTGTCAATCTTAATATACTTTgtcatatcatttaaaaaacacagtatatCCAAGTGATAATAACCAACATTAAGGAATAAAATATCACTTCTTCCCCAAAAGAGTCTATTTAAGGGCTGGACCCCAATATTCGACAATTTTATCGTTTGTGAGATATGTTTTCTCGAATTTGGTATTCGGATATTTGTTCTGGTTTTTAAAACCCCTCGGGAttacaaacatgcataaaacacactAAACCTTTAGGAAAATGCTTCttagtcaataaaaaaaaaaaatatttactgcTTATACTACTGAAGATTTTACGGTTTGTCAGGCTGCTTCTCTATTCCAAGTACTGTTCCATTCACAGGCTTGTGTGTCCAGTCATACGTAATAGAACTAGATCTACCACAATTGGAattggaaatgaaaatgaaaacacattccACTCCAGTATCACGACACGCATGCAGAGCACTCACACTCGTCGTAGAAGCCGTAGATGCGGTTGATGGAGGCACACTCGTGGTTGCCCCTGAGCAGGAAGAAGTTCTCGGGGTACTTGATCTTGTAGGCCAGCAGCAGGCAGATGGTCTCCAGGGACTGCTTCCCCCTGTCCACGTAGTCGCCCAGGAACAGGTAGTTGGCTTCTGGAGGGAAGCCTCCGTACTCGAAGAGCCTCAGCAGGTCTGTGTACTGTCCATGGATGTCACCTGGAGGACGGAGAGGAGG includes these proteins:
- the LOC129093233 gene encoding serine/threonine-protein phosphatase PP1-beta catalytic subunit, translating into MAEGELDVDSLISRLLEVRGCRPGKIVQMTEAEVRGLCIKSREIFLSQPILLELEAPLKICGDIHGQYTDLLRLFEYGGFPPEANYLFLGDYVDRGKQSLETICLLLAYKIKYPENFFLLRGNHECASINRIYGFYDECKRRFNIKLWKTFTDCFNCLPIAAIVDEKIFCCHGGLSPDLQSMEQIRRIMRPTDVPDTGLLCDLLWSDPDKDVQGWGENDRGVSFTFGADVVSKFLNRHDLDLICRAHQVVEDGYEFFAKRQLVTLFSAPNYCGEFDNAGGMMSVDETLMCSFQILKPSEKKAKYQYGGMNSGRPITPPRTAQPPKKR